From the genome of Azospirillum sp. TSA2s:
GCTGACCGGCACCGTTGTCTTCCTGCCGGGCGGCTTGGTCAGCCTGTGGCAACGCTGGCGCAACGCCCACAAGTCGGAGAACACCCAGCCGGCGGCGCCCACCGGCCTGCCCAGCACCGAGGGAGGTGCGAAATGAACCCCGCCGCTCAAGAGATTCTGGCGGTCAGCAACCTGACCCGCATCTTCGGCGGCCTGACCGCGGTCCGCGACGTCACCATGACGGTACAGGCCGGCGAGGTGGTTGGGCTGATCGGGCCGAACGGCGCCGGCAAGACGACGCTGTTCAACATGCTGGGCGGTTCGCTGCCTCCCTCGTCGGGCAGCATCCGCTTCGATGGCACCGACTGCACCGGCGCGCCGTCGCACGTCATGGGCCAGCGCGGCGTCTCGCGCACCTTCCAGATCACCAGCCTGTTCCCCAGCCTGACGGCGCTCGACAATGTGCGCAGCGCCGCCTACCGCACGACGCGGACCGGCTGGGGCGCCGCCATCCTGCGCAACGCCGCTTATCGCCGGGAAGAGGCGGAGCTGCGG
Proteins encoded in this window:
- a CDS encoding ABC transporter ATP-binding protein, encoding MNPAAQEILAVSNLTRIFGGLTAVRDVTMTVQAGEVVGLIGPNGAGKTTLFNMLGGSLPPSSGSIRFDGTDCTGAPSHVMGQRGVSRTFQITSLFPSLTALDNVRSAAYRTTRTGWGAAILRNAAYRREEAELRRKAMEILAFCDLDHRADTLADAMSYGEQRRLEIAIALAAEPRLLLLDEPAAGMNPEEGQRLVEMIRRIRARGVTVLLVEHHMRVVASVCDRLVVLDHGVKIAEGAPAQVLNDPEVIRVYLGREPVDA